A DNA window from Arachis duranensis cultivar V14167 chromosome 3, aradu.V14167.gnm2.J7QH, whole genome shotgun sequence contains the following coding sequences:
- the LOC107481884 gene encoding ERAD-associated E3 ubiquitin-protein ligase component HRD3A, which translates to MRGRSRSVLLCVCVVIGILCVFPITLRARPFVLVLSQEDFKDAPADDSSAAADPESSADWDDFGDSDPHKSEHELDPDSWRPIFEPDFPLSPNPPSDSEALYYSGISKIMSAATSADVRLSEEGAAEIEAAAESGYPGAQSVLGFLSGMGLLRERSKSKAFLYHHFASDGGNMQSKMALAYIYTRQDMFEKAVKIYAELAEVAVNSFLISKDSPVIEPIRLHNGAEENKEALRKSKGEEDEDFQILEYQAQKGNAGAMYKVGLFYYFGLRGLRRDHSKALSWFLKAVEKGEPRSMELLGEIYARGAGVERNYTKALEWLTLASKQQLYSAYNGMGYLYVKGYGVDKKNYTKAKEYFEKAADNDEVGGHYNLGVMYLKGIGVKRDVKLACKFFIVAANQGQPKAFYQLAKIFHIGVGFKKNIPLATALYKLVAERGPWSSLSRWALESYLKGDVGKAFLLYSRMAELGYEVAQSNAAWILDKYGERSMCLGESGFCTDAERHQRAHSLWWQASEQGNEHAALLIGDAYYYGRGTTRDYERAAEAYMHAKSQSNAQAMFNLGYMYEHGQGLPFDLHLAKRYYDEALEHDPAAKLPVTLALTSLWVRKNYADSFLVHLIDSLPEVYPKLEAWVENVLLEEGNATILTLFACLLTVLYLRERQRRQGAVLAGEVAQQNHPNDIRVPAPN; encoded by the exons aTGCGTGGGCGATCAAGGAGCGTGTTATTGTGCGTGTGTGTGGTGATAGGGATCTTATGTGTGTTCCCAATCACTCTGAGGGCGCGCCCCTTCGTCCTCGTCCTATCTCAGGAGGACTTCAAGGATGCCCCCGCCGACGACTCATCCGCCGCCGCGGATCCCGAATCCTCCGCCGACTGGGATGACTTCGGCGACTCCGACCCCCACAAGTCCGAGCACGAGCTTGACCCCGATTCATGGCGCCCCATCTTCGAGCCTGATTTTCCCCTCTCCCCCAACCCTCCCTCCGACTCCGAGGCCCTCTACTACTCCGGCATCTCTAAGATCATGTCCGCCGCCACCTCTGCCGACGTCAGGCTCAGCGAGGAGGGCGCCGCTGAGATCGAGGCTGCAGCGGAGTCCGGGTACCCGGGGGCGCAGTCGGTGCTAGGGTTTTTGTCCGGAATGGGTCTCCTTCGAGAGAGGAGCAAATCAAAGGCGTTCCTGTACCATCACTTTGCCTCTGATGGTGGCAACATGCAGTCCAAGATGGCCTTGGCCTATATCTACACTCGCCAAGAT ATGTTTGAGAAAGCTGTGAAGATTTATGCTGAGCTAGCTGAAGTAGCTGTGAATAGTTTCTTGATTTCAAAAGACTCCCCGGTAATTGAACCTATTAGGCTTCATAATGGGGCCGAGGAGAATAAGGAAGCTCTCAGAAAATCAAAAGGGGAGGAGGATGAGGACTTCCAGATTCTGGAGTACCAGGCCCAGAAGGGGAATGCAGGAGCCATGTACAAAGTTGGCCTCTTTTACTACTTTGGCCTCCGGGGATTGCGCCGCGACCATTCCAAGGCACTCTCCTGGTTCTTGAAGGCCGTTGAGAAGGGAGAACCCAGGTCCATGGAACTTCTTGGGGAGATATATGCTAGGGGCGCTGGTGTGGAGAGGAACTACACAAAGGCCCTTGAATGGCTTACCCTTGCATCCAAACAACAGCTATATTCTGCTTATAACGGGATGGGTTATTTGTATGTCAAGGGGTATGGAGTCGACAAGAAGAATTACACTAAA GCAAAAGAGTACTTTGAAAAGGCTGCTGATAATGACGAGGTTGGAGGGCACTATAACTTGGGTGTCATGTATCTCAAAGGAATTGGAGTGAAAAGAGACGTGAAACTAGCATGTAAGTTCTTTATAGTGGCTGCTAACCAAGGTCAACCAAAGGCATTCTACCAGCTGGCGAAGATTTTCCATATTGGTGTTGGATTCAAGAAGAACATACCCTTG GCTACTGCTCTGTACAAACTTGTTGCAGAGCGGGGTCCATGGAGTTCTTTGTCTAGATGGGCACTGGAATCATACTTAAAAGGTGATGTTGGCAAGGCATTCTTGTTGTATTCAAGAATGGCTGAGTTGGGCTATGAGGTGGCACAAAGTAATGCTGCATGGATTCTTGACAAATATGGTGAGCGTAGCATGTGCTTGGGGGAATCTGGATTTTGCACTGATGCAGAAAGGCATCAGCGTGCACATTCTCTGTGGTGGCAAGCTTCTGAGCAGGGTAATGAACATGCTGCTTTACTCATTGGAGATGCATATTACTATGGTCGG GGTACTACCAGGGATTATGAGCGAGCTGCTGAGGCTTACATGCATGCCAAGTCACAATCAAATGCACAAGCCATGTTCAATCTTGGATACATGTATGAGCACGGGCAAGGACTTCCATTTGACCTTCATCTAGCCAAGCGATACTATGATGAAGCTCTAGAGCATGATCCTGCAGCAAAGTTGCCGGTCACACTAGCTCTTACAAGTTTGTGGGTTCGTAAGAACTATGCTGACAGTTTCTTG GTCCATCTGATAGATTCTTTGCCAGAAGTCTATCCCAAATTAGAGGCATGGGTGGAGAATGTACTTTTGGAGGAGGGAAATGCTACAATTCTCACCCTCTTTGCATGCCTCTTAACTGTGCTATATCTCCGGGAGAGGCAACGAAGGCAGGGTGCTGTTTTGGCTGGAGAGGTGGCACAGCAAAATCACCCTAATGACATCAGAGTGCCAGCACCAAATTAG
- the LOC107481881 gene encoding uncharacterized protein LOC107481881 isoform X1, with protein MAIVTGDRYLEKLVKFVEEHAGPLIEGTVVLKLNPAGLHYVQSRLEALHELESMLAGAPVDYLRAYVSDLGDHRALEQLRRILRLLTSLKVVSVLPSPIRDPTPLSFLPFGRLKVLELRGCDLSTSAARALLDLRHTLEKIICHNSTDALRHVFASRITEIKDSPQWNRLSFVSCACNALVLMDESLQLLPAVETLDLSRNKFAKVDNLHKCAKLKHLDLGFNHLRSFAPFTQVSCHIVKLVLRNNALTTLSGIEKLRSLEALDVSYNIISKFSELEFLAGLPNLQSLWLEGNPLCCARWYRAQVFSIFVCAEKLKLDDKEMSTEDFWKRQIIIASMHKQPASFGIYVPAKDESTVEAGNNRRRKVIRLASIKNEEVMTSSCSDEESASCGNEILNREEPDLSNDEAEVVDLINKVEHMKKERSILWLREFKEWMDIACDKSVGTSKEARTALHHQKKHYFRDKTNQEKSGEVSRYASDSALASGDESSMNILESDNSFVDMCRQQYFDYRGSHFTASLSDLGGVDVDQLKSYSLADTVADQRAYRMAENVNISPLTTINDVYGSQSSSVCPSSPPHFQEDLFHRRQHMEEEILQLSADSFSVASSDSNTSCSEVDHSEFEPPVPGDDNLVSKNYVNGNVNGHVPQNQPKDMFYNPSQGIPHAIENGISLFGSLSDENSKQCSINFAASSHNDANTSFVSEDADSLTRKVKKKVKKRFVSILEENTDGSASQEQEQISQGPISGNLKNELHTDDSSEFSVHNSRAQENDDFIVTYFNSSVADSEASEICSHCMRCSCVIQREAIYIEREVAVLLSSLKKLYVLLINVASEGSGTLSVLSCHKVEEVFEVLVGMGLQLLRVNFEGGETYLFVTRNIEKSRELLCNMLDSCVRNGRCSIKSLEQVQVQLFDNLVCGGSNVSIYQYSMVLVSCNNSSEKSWVSRSLFVIKGYVLLCIEDVKQLFSLSSDSSVSPYFRVESCCSISDITKVVIEVGESCVTLVLTYPAAEFRPSTQMNLEAVNRGNSALGPLKLKLKWFCKDNLLKFVSLLKAIHAEKMVCPLVVRCTS; from the exons ATGGCGATTGTGACGGGAGATCGGTACCTGGAGAAGTTGGTGAAGTTCGTGGAGGAGCACGCAGGGCCGCTGATCGAGGGGACGGTGGTACTGAAGCTGAACCCGGCGGGGTTGCACTACGTGCAGTCGAGGCTGGAGGCACTGCATGAGCTGGAGAGCATGCTGGCGGGGGCACCGGTGGACTACCTTAGGGCATACGTCTCGGACCTGGGGGATCACCGCGCCCTCGAGCAGCTCCGACGGATCCTCCGCCTGCTGACCTCCCTCAAGGTGGTCTCTGTGCTCCCTTCCCCCATCAGGGACCCCACTCCCTTGTCCTTCCTCCCCTTTGGCCGCTTGAAAGTTCTTGAGCTCAGGGGCTGCGACCTCTCCACCTCCGCCGCCAGAGCCTTGCTCGACCTCCGCCACACTCTCGAGAAGATCATTTGTCACAATTCCACCGATGCTCTCCGCCATGTCTTTGCTAGCAGGATCACTGAAATCAAGGACTCTCCCCAGTGGAACCGCCTCTCCTTTGTCTCCTGCGCTTGCAATGCCTTGGTTCTCATGGACGAGTCTCTGCAGCTTCTTCCTGCTGTTGAAACGCTTGACCTTAGCAGGAACAAGTTTGCCAAGGTAGACAATCTTCATAAGTGTGCCAAATTGAAACATTTGGACCTTGGCTTCAATCATCTCAGATCATTTGCTCCCTTCACCCAG GTATCCTGTCATATTGTTAAACTAGTTTTGAGGAACAATGCTCTCACTACTTTGTCTGGGATTGAGAAGTTGAGGTCACTTGAAGCACTTGATGTTTCCTACAATATTATTTCAAAGTTTTCAGAGCTTGAGTTCCTTGCTGGCCTTCCAAATCTCCAAAGCTTATGGTTGGAAGGAAATCCTTTATGCTGTGCTCGATGGTATAGAGCACAAGTTTTTAGCATCTTCGTCTGCGCAGAAAAG TTAAAATTAGATGACAAGGAAATGAGCACTGAAGATTTTTGGAAGAGACAAATAATTATTGCCAGTATGCATAAGCAACCTGCCAGCTTTGGGATTTATGTGCCTGCAAAGGATGAGTCTACAGTGGAAGCGGGCAATAATAGAAGG AGGAAGGTCATTCGTCTAGCCAGTATTAAGAATGAAGAAGTGATGACTAGCTCATGTTCGGATGAGGAATCTGCATCATGTGGGAATGAAATTCTAAATAGAGAGGAGCCTGATTTATCTAATGATGAAGCTGAAGTGGTGGATTTGATAAACAAAGTTGAGCATATGAAGAAAGAGCGTTCTATTCTTTGGTTGCGAGAATTCAAAGAATGGATGGATATTGCTTGTGATAAATCGGTGGGAACTAGCAAAGAAGCCAGAACTGCTTTGCATCATCAGAAAAAACATTACTTCAGAGACAAGACGAATCAGGAGAAATCTGGGGAAGTCTCGAGATATGCATCAGACTCTGCCCTAGCATCAGGAGATGAAAGTAGCATGAATATTTTGGAATCAGATAATTCTTTTGTAGATATGTGTAGGCAGCAATACTTTGATTATAGAGGTTCACACTTTACTGCTAGTCTTTCTGATTTGGGAGGAGTGGATGTGGATCAACTTAAATCTTATTCACTTGCTGACACTGTTGCTGATCAAAGAGCCTATAGAATGGCCGAAAATGTCAACATATCACCATTGACCACTATTAATGACGTATATGGGTCTCAGTCATCATCTGTATGCCCCTCATCTCCTCCCCATTTTCAAGAAGACCTTTTTCATCGTCGGCAACACATGGAGGAGGAAATTTTGCAGCTTTCCGCAGATTCCTTTTCAGTGGCATCTTCTGACAGTAACACGAGCTGTAGTGAAGTTGATCACAGTGAATTTGAGCCACCAGTTCCTGGGGATGATAATTTGGTAAGcaaaaattatgtgaatggGAATGTCAATGGTCATGTTCCCCAAAATCAACCCAAGGACATGTTTTACAACCCAAGccagggaattcctcatgcaaTAGAAAATGGCATTTCTTTATTTGGTTCTCTAAGTGATGAAAATTCTAAGCAATGTTCAATTAATTTTGCTGCTAGTAGTCACAATGATGCAAATACTTCTTTTGTTAGCGAAGATGCCGATTCATTGACAAGAAAAGTCAAGAAAAAGGTCAAGAAGCGATTTGTGTCAATTTTAGAAGAGAATACAGATGGCAGTGCGTCCCAAGAACAAGAGCAGATTAGTCAAGGACCTATATCAGGAAATTTGAAGAATGAACTGCACACTGATGATTCTTCTGAATTTTCCGTGCATAATTCCCGTGCCCAAGAGAATGATGATTTTATAGTTACATATTTCAATTCGAGTGTTGCTGATTCTGAAGCTAGTGAGATCTGTAGTCATTGCATGCGTTGTAGCTGTGTCATTCAGAGGGAGGCGATTTATATAGAAAG AGAGGTTGCAGTACTGCTGAGCAGTCTTAAGAAGCTCTATGTGCTACTAATCAATGTAGCTTCTGAAGGGTCAG GAACTTTGAGTGTATTGAGTTGCCACAAGGTAGAAGAAGTTTttgaagtgcttgttgggatgGGGCTTCAGCTGTTAAG GGTGAACTTTGAGGGTGGTGAAACATACCTTTTCGTAACAAGAAACATTGAGAAATCACGAGAGCTATTATGTAACATGCTTGATTCATGTGTTCGAAATGGTAGATGCTCAATAAAAAG TTTGGAGCAGGTTCAGGTTCAGTTGTTTGACAACCTAGTATGTGGTGGTTCAAATGTGAGCATATATCAGTATTCCATGGTGCTTGTCAGTTGTAACAATAGCAGCG AGAAATCATGGGTCTCGAGATCGCTCTTTGTGATTAAAGGTTATGTACTTTTATGCATTGAAGATGTTAAGCAGCTGTTCTCATTGTCATCAGATTCTTCCGTGTCTCCCTATTTCAGAGTTGAATCTTGTTGCTCCATTTCTGACATTACAAAAGTG GTCATTGAGGTTGGCGAGAGCTGTGTGACTTTGGTTCTGACGTATCCAGCGGCAGAATTCCGACCGTCTACCCAAATGAACCTTGAAGCTGTCAACCGGGGAAACTCTGCTCTAGGACCGCTTAAATTGAAGCTTAAGTGGTTCTGCAAAGATAACCTTCTGAAGTTTGTGTCATTGTTGAAGGCAATCCATGCAGAAAAAATGGTCTGTCCGTTGGTAGTAAGATGTACATCATAA
- the LOC107481883 gene encoding uncharacterized protein LOC107481883 — translation MTPFTGLSLPPRLAVSNSYYYSMMAPSTPPIGIGFGIGYANFTLPLQGCPIPSFLRLPAASSLPTPSSFNTGTVLPRSTTLNAKTLTSFTAKRNRFSIRTIKNSSSDPTSTPSPSPQAQKIPFGYTRKDVLVIGLGVTFLGIALKAGLEFVGVDPLQAGNVVQLVLVLGLTVGWISTYIFRVSNKEMTYAQQLRDYESKVMEKRLESLTEAELEALLEEIEEEKRR, via the exons ATGACTCCATTCACAGGCTTATCCCTCCCTCCCAGGCTAGCTGTTTCAAACTCTTACTACTATTCTATGATGGCCCCTTCTACTCCTCCAATTGGAATTGGATTCGGAATCGGATATGCAAATTTCACCCTTCCACTCCAAGGATGCCCAATCCCCTCCTTTCTGCGTCTgcctgctgcttcttctttgcCAACCCCTTCAAGCTTCAACACAGGGACAG TGCTCCCCCGTTCCACAACCCTAAATGCAAAGACGCTTACATCATTCACAGCGAAACGTAACAGATTCTCTATCCGTACAATTAAAAATAGTTCTTCAGACCCTACTAGcactccctctccctctcctcaAGCACAG AAGATACCATTTGGATATACAAGGAAAGATGTTCTCGTAATTGGACTGGGAGTTACTTTCCTTGGCATTGCCTTAAAAGCTGGATTAGAG TTTGTTGGAGTTGATCCACTACAAGCAGGAAACGTGGTTCAACTGGTGCTAGTTCTGGGCCTCACAGTTGGATGGATCTCAACATATATATTCAGAGTTTCAAACAAGGAAATGACATATGCTCAACAACTGCGTGACTATGAAAGCAAAGTGATGGAG AAACGGTTAGAGTCCCTAACAGAAGCAGAGCTAGAGGCTCTGCTTGAGGAAATTGAGGAAGAGAAGAGACGCTAA
- the LOC107481612 gene encoding uncharacterized protein At3g17950 produces the protein MLNPGGDLVPAPSSPTNSSVSSSDLDTESTGSFFHDRSTSLGTLMGVSFPTIAFRAPSQPNSAAASFATIPIRDPDPTSKKTKKPQARWWRFCRDGFAKPASLADFLEVERRIGDGAFYGTTAELESMVINSHTSHGRRLFADGRVLPPPVVDDAASTAGTLCSRFPVLLTGICSGGAG, from the exons ATGCTTAACCCCGGTGGTGATTTGGTGCCAGCACCATCTTCACCAACCAACTCTTCCGTTTCCTCCTCTGATCTTGACACCGAG TCAACTGGATCATTCTTCCACGACAGAAGCACCTCACTGGGCACTCTCATGGGGGTCAGCTTCCCAACAATTGCCTTCAGAGCTCCCTCTCAGCCTAATTCCGCCGCCGCTTCTTTTGCCACTATCCCCATCAGGGATCCGGATCCCACCTCAAAGAAGACCAAGAAACCACAAGCACGGTGGTGGCGCTTCTGCAGAGACGGCTTCGCCAAGCCGGCATCGCTCGCTGACTTCCTCGAGGTCGAACGCCGCATCGGGGACGGCGCCTTCTACGGCACAACGGCCGAGTTGGAGAGCATGGTCATTAATTCGCATACCAGCCATGGGCGACGGTTATTTGCCGACGGCAGGGTCCTTCCGCCGCCGGTCGTGGACGACGCAGCATCCACGGCTGGGACTCTTTGTAGCAGATTCCCCGTCTTGCTCACCGGGATCTGTAGCGGAGGTGCGGGATAA
- the LOC107481881 gene encoding uncharacterized protein LOC107481881 isoform X2, producing the protein MAIVTGDRYLEKLVKFVEEHAGPLIEGTVVLKLNPAGLHYVQSRLEALHELESMLAGAPVDYLRAYVSDLGDHRALEQLRRILRLLTSLKVVSVLPSPIRDPTPLSFLPFGRLKVLELRGCDLSTSAARALLDLRHTLEKIICHNSTDALRHVFASRITEIKDSPQWNRLSFVSCACNALVLMDESLQLLPAVETLDLSRNKFAKVDNLHKCAKLKHLDLGFNHLRSFAPFTQVSCHIVKLVLRNNALTTLSGIEKLRSLEALDVSYNIISKFSELEFLAGLPNLQSLWLEGNPLCCARWYRAQVFSIFVCAEKLKLDDKEMSTEDFWKRQIIIASMHKQPASFGIYVPAKDESTVEAGNNRRRKVIRLASIKNEEVMTSSCSDEESASCGNEILNREEPDLSNDEAEVVDLINKVEHMKKERSILWLREFKEWMDIACDKSVGTSKEARTALHHQKKHYFRDKTNQEKSGEVSRYASDSALASGDESSMNILESDNSFVDMCRQQYFDYRGSHFTASLSDLGGVDVDQLKSYSLADTVADQRAYRMAENVNISPLTTINDVYGSQSSSVCPSSPPHFQEDLFHRRQHMEEEILQLSADSFSVASSDSNTSCSEVDHSEFEPPVPGDDNLVSKNYVNGNVNGHVPQNQPKDMFYNPSQGIPHAIENGISLFGSLSDENSKQCSINFAASSHNDANTSFVSEDADSLTRKVKKKVKKRFVSILEENTDGSASQEQEQISQGPISGNLKNELHTDDSSEFSVHNSRAQENDDFIVTYFNSSVADSEASEICSHCMRCSCVIQREAIYIEREVAVLLSSLKKLYVLLINVASEGSGTLSVLSCHKVEEVFEVLVGMGLQLLRVNFEGGETYLFVTRNIEKSRELLCNMLDSCVRNGRCSIKSLEQVQVQLFDNLVCGGSNVSIYQYSMVLVSCNNSSGSGKDCTQRV; encoded by the exons ATGGCGATTGTGACGGGAGATCGGTACCTGGAGAAGTTGGTGAAGTTCGTGGAGGAGCACGCAGGGCCGCTGATCGAGGGGACGGTGGTACTGAAGCTGAACCCGGCGGGGTTGCACTACGTGCAGTCGAGGCTGGAGGCACTGCATGAGCTGGAGAGCATGCTGGCGGGGGCACCGGTGGACTACCTTAGGGCATACGTCTCGGACCTGGGGGATCACCGCGCCCTCGAGCAGCTCCGACGGATCCTCCGCCTGCTGACCTCCCTCAAGGTGGTCTCTGTGCTCCCTTCCCCCATCAGGGACCCCACTCCCTTGTCCTTCCTCCCCTTTGGCCGCTTGAAAGTTCTTGAGCTCAGGGGCTGCGACCTCTCCACCTCCGCCGCCAGAGCCTTGCTCGACCTCCGCCACACTCTCGAGAAGATCATTTGTCACAATTCCACCGATGCTCTCCGCCATGTCTTTGCTAGCAGGATCACTGAAATCAAGGACTCTCCCCAGTGGAACCGCCTCTCCTTTGTCTCCTGCGCTTGCAATGCCTTGGTTCTCATGGACGAGTCTCTGCAGCTTCTTCCTGCTGTTGAAACGCTTGACCTTAGCAGGAACAAGTTTGCCAAGGTAGACAATCTTCATAAGTGTGCCAAATTGAAACATTTGGACCTTGGCTTCAATCATCTCAGATCATTTGCTCCCTTCACCCAG GTATCCTGTCATATTGTTAAACTAGTTTTGAGGAACAATGCTCTCACTACTTTGTCTGGGATTGAGAAGTTGAGGTCACTTGAAGCACTTGATGTTTCCTACAATATTATTTCAAAGTTTTCAGAGCTTGAGTTCCTTGCTGGCCTTCCAAATCTCCAAAGCTTATGGTTGGAAGGAAATCCTTTATGCTGTGCTCGATGGTATAGAGCACAAGTTTTTAGCATCTTCGTCTGCGCAGAAAAG TTAAAATTAGATGACAAGGAAATGAGCACTGAAGATTTTTGGAAGAGACAAATAATTATTGCCAGTATGCATAAGCAACCTGCCAGCTTTGGGATTTATGTGCCTGCAAAGGATGAGTCTACAGTGGAAGCGGGCAATAATAGAAGG AGGAAGGTCATTCGTCTAGCCAGTATTAAGAATGAAGAAGTGATGACTAGCTCATGTTCGGATGAGGAATCTGCATCATGTGGGAATGAAATTCTAAATAGAGAGGAGCCTGATTTATCTAATGATGAAGCTGAAGTGGTGGATTTGATAAACAAAGTTGAGCATATGAAGAAAGAGCGTTCTATTCTTTGGTTGCGAGAATTCAAAGAATGGATGGATATTGCTTGTGATAAATCGGTGGGAACTAGCAAAGAAGCCAGAACTGCTTTGCATCATCAGAAAAAACATTACTTCAGAGACAAGACGAATCAGGAGAAATCTGGGGAAGTCTCGAGATATGCATCAGACTCTGCCCTAGCATCAGGAGATGAAAGTAGCATGAATATTTTGGAATCAGATAATTCTTTTGTAGATATGTGTAGGCAGCAATACTTTGATTATAGAGGTTCACACTTTACTGCTAGTCTTTCTGATTTGGGAGGAGTGGATGTGGATCAACTTAAATCTTATTCACTTGCTGACACTGTTGCTGATCAAAGAGCCTATAGAATGGCCGAAAATGTCAACATATCACCATTGACCACTATTAATGACGTATATGGGTCTCAGTCATCATCTGTATGCCCCTCATCTCCTCCCCATTTTCAAGAAGACCTTTTTCATCGTCGGCAACACATGGAGGAGGAAATTTTGCAGCTTTCCGCAGATTCCTTTTCAGTGGCATCTTCTGACAGTAACACGAGCTGTAGTGAAGTTGATCACAGTGAATTTGAGCCACCAGTTCCTGGGGATGATAATTTGGTAAGcaaaaattatgtgaatggGAATGTCAATGGTCATGTTCCCCAAAATCAACCCAAGGACATGTTTTACAACCCAAGccagggaattcctcatgcaaTAGAAAATGGCATTTCTTTATTTGGTTCTCTAAGTGATGAAAATTCTAAGCAATGTTCAATTAATTTTGCTGCTAGTAGTCACAATGATGCAAATACTTCTTTTGTTAGCGAAGATGCCGATTCATTGACAAGAAAAGTCAAGAAAAAGGTCAAGAAGCGATTTGTGTCAATTTTAGAAGAGAATACAGATGGCAGTGCGTCCCAAGAACAAGAGCAGATTAGTCAAGGACCTATATCAGGAAATTTGAAGAATGAACTGCACACTGATGATTCTTCTGAATTTTCCGTGCATAATTCCCGTGCCCAAGAGAATGATGATTTTATAGTTACATATTTCAATTCGAGTGTTGCTGATTCTGAAGCTAGTGAGATCTGTAGTCATTGCATGCGTTGTAGCTGTGTCATTCAGAGGGAGGCGATTTATATAGAAAG AGAGGTTGCAGTACTGCTGAGCAGTCTTAAGAAGCTCTATGTGCTACTAATCAATGTAGCTTCTGAAGGGTCAG GAACTTTGAGTGTATTGAGTTGCCACAAGGTAGAAGAAGTTTttgaagtgcttgttgggatgGGGCTTCAGCTGTTAAG GGTGAACTTTGAGGGTGGTGAAACATACCTTTTCGTAACAAGAAACATTGAGAAATCACGAGAGCTATTATGTAACATGCTTGATTCATGTGTTCGAAATGGTAGATGCTCAATAAAAAG TTTGGAGCAGGTTCAGGTTCAGTTGTTTGACAACCTAGTATGTGGTGGTTCAAATGTGAGCATATATCAGTATTCCATGGTGCTTGTCAGTTGTAACAATAGCAGCG GGTCCGGAAAGGACTGCACACAAAGGGTGTAA
- the LOC107481611 gene encoding uncharacterized protein LOC107481611 produces the protein MEMGNGGSSCNRKKKEVFKVLLVDDGRVEAYRKAMRAGELMVEYPGHFVCDSGYLKVGHRIQGLLAHQELQGRKFYFLLPMDLLYSVLTHDELSSFNYKASRSRPTLNNFANTIFSHFFVCMCPPQPEKLRSLADAGAETDETYSKLRSWRPALETINESPSRA, from the coding sequence ATGGAAATGGGGAATGGGGGTAGTTCATGCAATCGGAAGAAGAAAGAGGTGTTTAAGGTGCTATTGGTGGATGATGGGAGGGTGGAGGCGTACAGAAAAGCAATGAGAGCAGGAGAGCTGATGGTTGAATACCCAGGGCACTTTGTGTGTGATTCCGGTTACCTGAAAGTAGGGCACCGCATCCAAGGCCTGCTAGCCCACCAAGAGCTTCAGGGCCGAAAATTCTACTTCCTTCTGCCAATGGACCTCCTATACTCCGTCCTCACCCACGACGAGTTGAGCTCCTTCAATTACAAGGCATCCCGATCCAGGCCAACCCTTAACAATTTCGCTAATACAATATTTAGCCACTTTTTTGTATGCATGTGTCCTCCACAGCCCGAGAAATTGCGATCACTTGCTGATGCTGGTGCTGAGACTGATGAAACGTACTCAAAGCTGAGATCTTGGAGGCCCGCACTGGAGACCATTAACGAAAGTCCATCAAGAGCTTAG